The genomic interval GAGACTGAAAGTGATTTAAATGTATGTGTAAACAACATGGAGAAGAAAAGTCGGAGAGGTGCTGTGATTTCGCACAACGAAGGGGTGGCAGATGGCCGCGATAACTCCCCGTACATGGCCGACAACGATGTTGAAAGTGAGGAAAACGAGTGGGAAGAAGAACCCGGGTAAAGGAACCTCTTTGTAACAACGTGTTAATACCACGGTATTTCAGAAAGacaacaatatacaaataaaaatggttTGGACGAATTTTTGTCCCGTCCGCagattaatttaataaactaacAAAGTCTTTAACCCAATAAATGTGAATAAAAATCACGGTCTACCagagatatttttttttaataaaaaaagtggaCGAGAGAAGATTTTCCGAGTTCACCCGTTTCGTGTTCACGTTTTATGTTTTCTCAGGTGCGAAAGCTGGCGGAAGGACAAAGCGATACACGAACTCGCGCAGAAGATTAGCGAAAGCGAAGTTTTTAATGGTCTGATTATGGCGGCAATTTTCGCCAACTCAATAATAATGATGCTTGACGTAAACAACTACTATCCTTCCATGAAACCTTACTTTCCAGTAAGTTTACACATGGCTTATAAGGAAGTGCAGAATACAAGCTTAAATACACATAGCATCAACTCAAGTTTTAAATTCATCTTAGtaacacagtttaaaaaaatcagaattattttaattgtgttGTGTTAAGTACATTAGTGCCTGTTATCATATGCATTACCTTGACAAAAGACAACTCGCGTataccatggcctactaaagatatctttagtaggccatgcgTATACCATCACACAGGAAAATAAATCAGATAaccaataatttatttttaaaacgtttggCCGACGATggcaatatatagtaggatggggaaagatgggacaccttttcattcgattttctcgtacatttcggtagtaaacaaagaacattcaaggaattataaaaccttgtcctcgcgactttcacagcccgttgttaattgtttaaaacacgaccagggtatctatatatattttgtgctaaaggtgtcccatcttccccaccgtactatacaTTTATATCTTGGCAGGCAGCAGACATTGCTTTCCTGGCGATCTATTCTATAGAGTTCGTTGTCAAAATCTATGCAGAACCTATTCAGTATTGGACTACGTGGTCGAACCGATTCGATTTTTTTATCCTTCTTATATCGTATATGCAGGTCGGTTAAAGTTTTTCgttcaaattaaaactatacCAGTTGGCATATTTCTTCAGCTCAGTTGtacattttgtttgaattcGCAGAGagttatttacatatatttttaaaattctgacTGAATTGTATCTACCGCCATTTATCCAATAGGTGCTGGTGGATCAGTTTTTTGCCGATGCCTCAAAAGAAGCTTCTTGGACTGGTGCTCTGCCAATGCTGAGAACTTTAAAAGCAACGCGCGCCCTGCGTGCAATGAGAGCTGTATCATTTGTTCGTGGTTTACAAGTAATTAAGCTGTATACTTTACCCTTGTACCAACATATGGCGACTATTTATGTCATGTTCGTaagtaaataattattattaatatgagCGGTAAAAACATATGCTCGCGTATTCATTAGACCTAAACTTCTCGAAAATACAGACATTTAATAAACTGCAGTTGCTGTGAAGTCAATGAttaaaacttatgttaaaattaaaatgctgAGTAAAAGTGTAATTGAACATATTTAactaatcttttaaaatacaggTTCTATTGACTGCTCTCATAGACACGATGAAAAAGTCCTTTATCAACGTAATGCTCATACTGCTATTTGTGATGTTTCTCTTCGCTATCTTTGGATATTACATGTTTGGTTACAAAGGGGGAGATGAGGAGAATTGGGGGGATCTTGGTTCTGCATTTCTCACGCTCTTCAGCTTCGTTACGGTAACCGAATGAATAAGGACATTGATTACGAATATGCAGtgcggtgggggaagatgggacatctttttgaCAGTATATCCGTATGtcctgattgtttttttaaacaattaacaacggtatatatattatacattttttaaatgttgtttatttaccaactaccaaatgggacgggaaaatagaatcaacaggtgtcccatctttccgaACCCTTTTATATGTAGAAAAATCcgtaaatttacaaattaaaaactgtgTGTTATGCACGGTAATGGCCTTATAGAACAGTTTTATTTCGTTTGATGATCGAACTGTGGCAGTGAAAAAACGTCGTCAGTGATTAGACctatgctctcttgtttaacaaaaaataggCCCACTCACCAATTAGTATTACTGCAATAACACAGCGTTCATTAAaccagaaaaaatgttttataaatatgaatgcagtaaattattatttaaaacgcaATATTATGTAAACAATACGTTTCTACAGAACAAATGAACTTTAAATCCTACTTCCTACtgtataacatttatatacaatCACACAACATGTTGCATTTGATTAAAACTCTTGGTATTGCACCAAAGACCACACATTAGCAAAGCTGTGCATGATAAGATAGATTTTCAAACTTGAATACACAGTTCACAAATCAATTTcactaaacaaaaacttttgcaTAAAGAGAGCCATTTAGGAATCTAACACACAAATTGCATGAGCAGCTAGTTTTCTTATTTCTTCATTTCCCATGTCGGAAGCAGCAAACAAAAGTACATGTGAGTCTTTCGCTAGTGGGTAACGCAACTTGGAAAGCATTGGAACAGGAATGTGAAGTTTCACTGTGCGTGAAAGCAGTGATGAAGATTCTAATGAAAGCTTGATGAACTTAAAGATGAAATCTGCCTGTGGACCTCCTTCATTGGATTCCATTGAGTTCCATAAAAGATCCATGAAGTCGGAAAGGACTTGGATCAGAGGATCCTCTGCAGGAAGTCCAGGAGTGCTTCCAGGAGGAGGAAGATCGTGCTCAGTTTGGCTGAACAGTCTACgaactttttgttgtttgtcaAAGACAATGTTTTGCAACATAGGGTTTTGTTTCCTTGACTTGGGAAGAAGAGATTTTTGCTGGAGAGTGATTTCGTTTAAAGCTATATCAAGACTTGCAACTGTTAGCTTTGCGATTGCGCTTCCAATCGGCGCTGCTAATGGGCGTGAATTCGTCTTAAAAAAGGTGGGTAGGCCATATTTTAGTAAGTACATTGTTGTAGAAACTATATCAAACCTCATAACTGCGAATACAATGTCAACTGCATTCGTAATACCACACAGATGAGTTTCTTTCAGAATTTGGTTTAAAGTTTGTCTCATGAACCCACAAACACCAAGCATGTTGTAACAATCTAAGAACTTAGTAATAATTGCATGATTAATCCAACCAACTTGATTCGCTTCGATAAAAGTTTGCTTGAGCAAGGTACAATGAAGTGTTTTATccaagtttaaagtttttggttCAAATTCAGGCAACAAATCTGACATAATTGAGGAAGAAACCGATTGGAAGAAGACAAACCGTTCATTATACATCATGTTTGACAGGGACTGTACTTGTGTGGGGCTTTTTTCAGTAAGAGCAGATAAAACTTGAATGTGATCATTGCGACTTACTACAAGTCGAGCACATCGTGCAACGGCTGCCATCACTGACAGTGTAACAGATAGGGGACAACCATCTTTTATTAGAGTACATGCACGCACCACTTCAGTGATTGAAATGATTCCTTTCTGTCGTGCTGTGAGCAACTCTATCATAGATTGCGGAAGGTTCATGCAAATATCATTCCACTTTGTCATGCTTAATTTAAACTCTTGTGAACTTCTTAACACTGGAATTAAATTTTCCACTCTGTTTGGTTCAGGTTCAGATTTCAATGTGCTGATTTGAGTAATTTTGTCGGTCCACCAAATATTGATCCATTGTAGTAATATAGGAGTTTCCTCTTTGGATCTTACTATATAGGAACCAACCGTTGTTTCTTTACCATAAAGCTTTATCATATAGCAAACCATAAGAAATGTTATGTCAAATAACACAGCTCGAATTTGGGCATTCTTTGATGTCTCTGCTGGGCATGACTTCATTGCATCATTGCAGTCAATCAAAGCATTGGCAAAAGCCGGCAATTGACCTGTTGTGGTGGCAGCAGCGATCAAAGCACTAAAACTACGAATTGACATCATTCCTGCAAAGGTATTAAGCAGGCGCTCTGGCTCAGAAAAATCAGTGGAGCTTAAAAGTTTCACCAACTGGTCAATATTATTTTCAGCCTTGAGTATGATCACCGGATTTAGGCACCTTTCTTTAACATTGTTTACTGGCATATTTTCTATCATTGAGCATCTAATATTCTGTAAATCTTGATGATAAGCGTCAGTAATCAGCTCTCTCTTTACAAACTGCTCAGTTAAAAGTTTTAAGCAGTTTATTCCATCACATATCTGATCAATAGTGTCTAACAGACTGTCGAGTTTAAGCAACATTTTTAATGCCTCTTGTAAATCAACTCCAAATTGAGCAATTTTCTTGCTTGAGAGTTTGCTTGGAGACTCAAAGTCACTGCCAGTAAGTTGAGCCTTTAACTGGACCATTATTTTTGGCAAACGAAGGAAAACCATTGCACACCACTCTTGCTCTAAATCATTACCCCTTGAATCGAGGTATCCcataaaacaagtttgtatCAGATGGTAGATTAAATTGCTGGTTGAAAGACCATGTATATTACACAGTAATATTAACTGCTGCACAATCGCTTCAATGTTTGTCAACTTTCGCTCTTCAACTTCAAGTAGAATGAGTGACATTATAGATTGACATAATGTGCTGGACACCGGCAGCTTGTAAACTGGTTTGGGAGAAATAGAACATTTTGATAACTGAGACACATGATGACAAGATGCACTTATCTCACTATGAAGAGGATGTTGACCAGATGAGTTTTTGATTACAGCCAAATCAGTCTCAATATGACTCCACACTCCCCCTTCAGCAAACCTGGCTATTATTAAGAGTCCTGATGTGCGTGGTTTTGTAGCAATAAGTTTAAGTATATCACAGttcaatttaattatttcttcTGCAGTAGAACCATACATGTCCCATACTCGTTTGAGACATTGTTCAATGTTTTGTAGAAGCCATTTCAAAACCATTCGAAGAGAAAAACATAACTCCATTGCATCTTCCATCAGTCTTGTTTTGCAAACCACCTGAAGACAGTCTTTCAACAGACCATAAACAGCTTTTGTACTTTCAATTTTACTTAAATCCTCATGTTTTGATACAGCAGTAATAACCGACGCATAAGATAACAGTCCGCATTCCAACGCATATGATATGTAACGCAACAAAAGCGCATTGGGGGAACTGCCAATAAAAGATTGTGATACTAATACATCTGACACGTGAAGCATATCCGACGGACTTGTCATCAGTTTCTTTACATGGATGGACCATTTCTTTTCACTCCATCGTTCCTTCCACGACGTAATGACTAGGTGCTTGAGATCGGCGGAGTTTTGCAGCATAATGGGTTACAAATAATTGACAACTACTCAATCACGATTGCAATACAGCtctaaataattaaacaaccaACACAATTAAGGTTGAATTGACAAACAAATTGTATGTACATCTAATAACTACGCAGAAAATACGCAAGAAAAGTTCGAAACTTGTAAGGGGGCATTCCCTTGTGTGGTGCGGTGAAAAACGACTGCAACATTTTATggaaattgtatttttgcGAAATAGTATTTGctaaatattaacataaacacAGGTCGATGGATGGTTTGATGCACAAATTGAAATGGATGAAAGAACAACGCCCTCCTCACGAATATACACCATACTCTTTATCATTTGTGGACACTTCTTGatattcaatatatttgttgGAGTCAACATAATGAACATTCAGGAGGCAAACGAAAACTACCACGAACAGGTAACTTTTATTGTTAACCTAATAGTCACAGCTAACGTAAATTGTTTTAAGTAGTAAGtatgaaaatgtaatattCACAGTATAAGCGCACATAGATTTTACGTCAAGTAAAAGGCTTGTGTAACGGCAATTATAAGAATATAGCTTTACAACTGACTTATGTCTATAGGTTATTGCTGAAAAGGAAGCTATTTTAGCCAGAAAGAAGGAAAGCATTCTTCATCGACAGCACGAAGACGTAAGGTACAAACTGCAATCGGGATTAACAGCCAGTTTTCAATAACGTATCTACGTGGTTTTcgtagtgtagtggttatcacGTTCGCCTCACACGCGAAAGGTCCCCGGTTCGAACCCGGGCGAAAACAGGTTTtcttattataattttattaaataaatcttattggaattttattaaataaaataccaataTACATTTCTTTGCAcacacattttaatataactaGACTAGAAAATGACTAAAAATTTACTATTTTCGATCTGTTGCagaaagttaaaagaaaaacaaaaagagaAAGATTGCGGGAATTTTTATGAGATGGTCAAATCATTTCAAGAATCTTTGCATAATGACGATTACGTCATTCAAGAAGATTTGATCACAAATTTAGATTGGATGGAATTATACATTGAAACTCTTGCCCACATGGATGAGGGAGTTGTAAAGTAAGGTTTAATAAGTTTActgtatgaaataaatatttaaacattaaaaaaatatatatattcaaacatttccaaaacaaaactaaataattaaaatttcgaaaaattgtttccgcccgggctcgaaccggggacctttcgcgtgttaggcgaacgtgataaccactacactacggaaacAGTTGGGAAACGTGTCGCGAATGAGCGTATTTAAATGAATTGGCATTGTTGTTTTACAGGATTCGGCAATATCATTATGAGATATCTCATATACTGACGCAAGCTTTTAGCAAAGAAATTTCAAAGCGACTTGGAGAGTAAAACGATGCGTTAGTATTTGTGTGAACAATACAGAAtgtcttttaaaactttctatttCTAGTGCGGTGGTGTTTTTGTCTAGTAAACGTATGGACGAGTTACTCCTTTCTTAGTTTTTCCGCTATAGAAGTCGCTAATCATTTGTGGAGCGTATTTTGGATACTGTGCGTACTCTTTAAACATTAACGATTTGGATTTGGGCGTTGGTAACTCTGGGACAATAGCCTTTGCCTCGTCCTCGATTTTGTTTGGGTCTGCTCGTTTTCTTCCGAAAACACGCGAAGTTGTCCGAGCACTAGGTGTAGGTTCCCATGAAGTTGCTTCGATTGCATTAGGACGACCTATAAGAACAAAAACTTTCCTCATGCATTTTTATGGCGGTGTATAAACACATAACgctaattaaaacaactaaacaatACAGCTCTTGACAATAGCGGTTTGACACGCAGTATAGTCACCATAGTGGAGtcaggaaagatgggacacctttaacacataatattcaaacatcttGATCGTATTTAACAGTgtatgaaagtcgtgaagatacggttttaaaattcttcgaatgttcttaaGGTGTACCCCCTTACCCTACTAGCCTATACATATGGTACACAAGTCGAGACTTGACCTACAATtctacaaagtttaaaaattaaagtttttactaACCTTGAACTGGCTTTAGacttggtttatttaaatctttaattGGAAGATGGGGAAACACTTGTTCAGGGCCAGAAGCATTAGCTGTATTAAATTTCACATGTTggttaaaacattaaactatGCAAAATAGactatatgaatgaatgaatgtaacttatattatcctcgcgtggccggaaaacgacagtcgttatcacacgggtttatcacctcgtgccagcttacgagttacctacCTGATAAATGTGGCTGATGTTTGTTCTTTCTTGGTGTTATAACAGAATTAGTAAGTTCCTGCGCCCTGTCCGCCGTAAGCCTTGAATTTCTCGGTATCACTGGAAACAATTTCGCCTGAAATTAAACGAAGTATAGGTTTATTTATGGTTGGTGTATACCTATATTGTATAGTTGGAAAAACTTTACCAGAGCTGGGTCGTCATTTTCGTTGAGTTCTGGGACGATGCCTGAAACCGCAGCCTCGACTTTTCTTGACGGCTTGGCGCGAACAATTTCCTTCGTAAAATATTAGACAAAATTGATATACAAATTTATCAGACAAACATCTATACGAAAATGTATCTCACCGACTGTCTGTATCTTCTATAAACTCTATGAGTGTTGGACTCGTAAGGCGAATCCATAGGTTTTCTGTTAAATTCTTCCATGGTCATCCGTGTTCGAACAACTGGGACTTTctgaagtaaaatttaaatgttgttgttaCCGTGCTATGATATAGGGTAGTGTAGGATAGACATCATTCTATTCTCttgtctcgtcccatttggtagtaaataaaaagtatttacttATCTGTATCACCGAAattaaaaagcgttgttatttCTAAAAACACGGTAAACACGGGATTTAATTAGTTGCCAACGGTCTCCCATCTAGTACTAAATTAGGTGGAAatacgggacatctttagcacatagtatatatattcaaatatcttgatcatgttaaacaattaccaacggagtcgttaggatatacattttgataattttttgaatgttttttttatttacttccaaatgggacgataaaatagaataaaaaggtgtcccatcttcctttaccctgctatatataagAATATTTTGCCGAGTCGGCAGCAGACCATTACCTGCGccatatataattttaatatgtttcaaatataaacttaGCATAGAACGCGTGTTATCTTATTATATTTACCTGGTTTAACATGTGTTTTACGTGAAACGCTAGATTTGGATGGGGGTTGTTTCGCCTGTTTAATGAGGATGGTCTGTAATCTGGATGAATTCGTTGCATTTGAATGAAATCCGACTTGTACTGGCTTCTGTCATTCGGTGTTAGTACGTTGGTAGAAGcactatgaaaaaaaatatacaaaatgtaATTTGGTAATTGAACAGTCAGTAATGCGCCCAAATTAGCATTTCATTGTTCCCTTTTATTGACTCAAACACGATAAGCATAGTCGATAACAGCAAACGTTTATCTGATTCGCTAACATAAGCCGGACACGCCCACAACACACCACTCGGCACTTCTTCCCTAGTTGAGATACCGTGTCTCGCGCAGCTTCTCTTGTCAACTGGGTtggccgagtggttaaggcgTTGGACTTAAGTTCCAATGGACGAATGTCCGCGTGGGTTCGAACCCCACACCCAGTACTAAAAGTTGATTTTGgtattattgtttatattttccgAATTGCTAATAGAACTTGGTTTATAAAGATCaagccattttttaaaatgaaatcgGCCAATTATAAACAGCTATACTAAGGTAAATGACAACAAGTTTTATATCCGAATACACTTTAGATGGGGTTGGCATTGTACTTTCAATGCTTTACAGATGTTTATTTCAAGACGTTTCGCAAGTTTAATCATGAAATGGCTCATAACACCATTAAACCGGAAAGTTAGTATAATACCAATAAACGTTGTAGCTTTTCAAGCAATAATACTGGGCAGAGTGGTAATCCTAGCTGGTGGCCAGCAAAAATTGTGCTTCAAAATGTGAGTTCCTTAGGCCTCACTAAtgtctaaattattattttttgaaagtcGATAAAAGTGCGCAAAAAAACTGCCTCGTCAACGTAATTCGCGTGCATTGCGGTATATTCACGGAACAATAATGACATATAGCGGCGTGTTGCGTATGATACCTACCTAACTAGGTCGCATTTCGCACTGATTTTTTCGCATTAAATGCcattcattgttttgtttgtagtaAATGCTACAAAAGTAGCCCGATGGTGCGTGGGCCTGACCCGCCAACGATTTTTAGGCGAAATACGCATAAACGATGATGCAGCACATCTAACAGATAACGATGTCACGAACTGTAgcctatttgtttttaatctaaACGTAGTAAACGCGTTGGGAGGGTTATAACATTGTATGCTGGCATCAGAGCATGACGACTCGCTGGGAAAATACAGTGGTGACGCAGCactttatacaaattttaatttttaggatAAGTTTGAATACACTTTTTCGTAAAAAAGTGCAAAATCAGTAAAAACTACAAGGAGAACTTTGTAACAAAATTCACACCGGTCACCAACTAAAGGATTACTGTACCAGAAACAATAATAAGAAAGACTGCCTATAGTATAAATCAAATCCCAACCTTTTTGCTTCGTTAAACGGATAAACCCGAGGCCGGTGTTGCCAGTGTAAAGCGCCATCAGTGATTCGACGGTGATTACGGTGCTCATCTACTGAGCGACGTGGGTCAACATATCCGGCTGCAACTAATTTAATTACATGCTTTAATGAAACGGTTTGAAtttaacatacatatatataggctaccttgaacatatatataggctacctTACCAAAAGTTTCAGATGGTCACTACGACACAAACGGTTTAccgtttattaaaacatcgaaaataattaaacgttTATTATGAATCAAGGAGTTTCGCAATATTACTCGATTGGAAGGAAACAATTCAGATATAGtgtggtgggggaagatgggacaccttttcgtttagttttctctttcc from Ciona intestinalis chromosome 2, KH, whole genome shotgun sequence carries:
- the LOC101243493 gene encoding cation channel sperm-associated protein 3-like; translated protein: MFVETESDLNVCVNNMEKKSRRGAVISHNEGVADGRDNSPYMADNDVESEENEWEEEPGCESWRKDKAIHELAQKISESEVFNGLIMAAIFANSIIMMLDVNNYYPSMKPYFPAADIAFLAIYSIEFVVKIYAEPIQYWTTWSNRFDFFILLISYMQVLVDQFFADASKEASWTGALPMLRTLKATRALRAMRAVSFVRGLQVLLTALIDTMKKSFINVMLILLFVMFLFAIFGYYMFGYKGGDEENWGDLGSAFLTLFSFVTVDGWFDAQIEMDERTTPSSRIYTILFIICGHFLIFNIFVGVNIMNIQEANENYHEQVIAEKEAILARKKESILHRQHEDVRKLKEKQKEKDCGNFYEMVKSFQESLHNDDYVIQEDLITNLDWMELYIETLAHMDEGVVKIRQYHYEISHILTQAFSKEISKRLGE
- the LOC108951018 gene encoding mediator of RNA polymerase II transcription subunit 24-like isoform X2, whose translation is MLQNSADLKHLVITSWKERWSEKKWSIHVKKLMTSPSDMLHVSDVLVSQSFIGSSPNALLLRYISYALECGLLSYASVITAVSKHEDLSKIESTKAVYGLLKDCLQVVCKTRLMEDAMELCFSLRMVLKWLLQNIEQCLKRVWDMYGSTAEEIIKLNCDILKLIATKPRTSGLLIIARFAEGGVWSHIETDLAVIKNSSGQHPLHSEISASCHHVSQLSKCSISPKPVYKLPVSSTLCQSIMSLILLE
- the LOC108951018 gene encoding mediator of RNA polymerase II transcription subunit 24-like isoform X1 produces the protein MLQNSADLKHLVITSWKERWSEKKWSIHVKKLMTSPSDMLHVSDVLVSQSFIGSSPNALLLRYISYALECGLLSYASVITAVSKHEDLSKIESTKAVYGLLKDCLQVVCKTRLMEDAMELCFSLRMVLKWLLQNIEQCLKRVWDMYGSTAEEIIKLNCDILKLIATKPRTSGLLIIARFAEGGVWSHIETDLAVIKNSSGQHPLHSEISASCHHVSQLSKCSISPKPVYKLPVSSTLCQSIMSLILLEVEERKLTNIEAIVQQLILLCNIHGLSTSNLIYHLIQTCFMGYLDSRGNDLEQEWCAMVFLRLPKIMVQLKAQLTGSDFESPSKLSSKKIAQFGVDLQEALKMLLKLDSLLDTIDQICDGINCLKLLTEQFVKRELITDAYHQDLQNIRCSMIENMPVNNVKERCLNPVIILKAENNIDQLVKLLSSTDFSEPERLLNTFAGMMSIRSFSALIAAATTTGQLPAFANALIDCNDAMKSCPAETSKNAQIRAVLFDITFLMVCYMIKLYGKETTVGSYIVRSKEETPILLQWINIWWTDKITQISTLKSEPEPNRVENLIPVLRSSQEFKLSMTKWNDICMNLPQSMIELLTARQKGIISITEVVRACTLIKDGCPLSVTLSVMAAVARCARLVVSRNDHIQVLSALTEKSPTQVQSLSNMMYNERFVFFQSVSSSIMSDLLPEFEPKTLNLDKTLHCTLLKQTFIEANQVGWINHAIITKFLDCYNMLGVCGFMRQTLNQILKETHLCGITNAVDIVFAVMRFDIVSTTMYLLKYGLPTFFKTNSRPLAAPIGSAIAKLTVASLDIALNEITLQQKSLLPKSRKQNPMLQNIVFDKQQKVRRLFSQTEHDLPPPGSTPGLPAEDPLIQVLSDFMDLLWNSMESNEGGPQADFIFKFIKLSLESSSLLSRTVKLHIPVPMLSKLRYPLAKDSHVLLFAASDMGNEEIRKLAAHAICVLDS
- the LOC100184116 gene encoding uncharacterized protein LOC100184116 produces the protein MGDQAKENLSSSSYDSWSIVAAGYVDPRRSVDEHRNHRRITDGALHWQHRPRVYPFNEAKSASTNVLTPNDRSQYKSDFIQMQRIHPDYRPSSLNRRNNPHPNLAFHVKHMLNQKVPVVRTRMTMEEFNRKPMDSPYESNTHRVYRRYRQSEIVRAKPSRKVEAAVSGIVPELNENDDPALAKLFPVIPRNSRLTADRAQELTNSVITPRKNKHQPHLSANASGPEQVFPHLPIKDLNKPSLKPVQGRPNAIEATSWEPTPSARTTSRVFGRKRADPNKIEDEAKAIVPELPTPKSKSLMFKEYAQYPKYAPQMISDFYSGKTKKGVTRPYVY